One Triticum dicoccoides isolate Atlit2015 ecotype Zavitan chromosome 4B, WEW_v2.0, whole genome shotgun sequence genomic window carries:
- the LOC119295137 gene encoding uncharacterized protein LOC119295137: MWSTDSDLDESASTTTAATSSLSSSCSLQPQTPPPPRRRRSRNRRRAQRRVKNGPEVEESEAEAEAEEVWCGAQWEAAWPRRARPVVLAGEDAAPDRAGAGAGDSGVGRARSLTDDDLEELKGCVDLGFGFSYNEIPELCGTLPALELCYSMSQRFLDEHQPPSKAEELAPEPPAVVPPSPAQPIPNWKISCPGDSPDEVKARLKYWAQAVACTVKLCS; encoded by the exons ATGTGGAGCACCGACTCCGACCTCGACGAGTCCGCGTCGACGACGAcggcggccacctcctccctgtccTCCTCATGCTCCCTGCAGCCGCAGACGCCCCCGCCCCCTCGCCGCAGACGCAGCCGTAACCGCCGCCGCGCCCAGCGCCGGGTCAAGAACGGCCCGGAGGTGGAGGAGTCGGAGGCGGAGGCCGAGGCGGAGGAGGTGTGGTGCGGCGCGCAGTGGGAGGCGGCGTGGCCACGGAGGGCGCGGCCGGTGGTGctcgccggggaagacgcggccccTGACCGCGCCGGAGCGGGCGCCGGGGATTCCGGCGTGGGGCGTGCCAGGAGCCTGACGGACGACGACCTGGAGGAGCTCAAGGGGTGCGTGGATCTGGGGTTCGGGTTCAGCTACAACGAGATCCCCGAGCTGTGCGGCACCCTGCCCGCGCTCGAGCTCTGCTACTCCATGAGCCAGCGGTTCTTGGACGAGCACCAGCCGCCGTCCAAGGCCGAGGAGTTGGCTCCGGAGCCGCCGGCGGTCGTGCCTCCTTCGCCGGCCCAACCCATCCCCAACTGGAAGATTTCCTGCCCTG gGGACAGCCCAGATGAGGTGAAGGCGAGGCTCAAGTACTGGGCGCAGGCGGTGGCGTGCACCGTCAAGCTGTGCAGCTGA